Proteins encoded within one genomic window of Eurosta solidaginis isolate ZX-2024a chromosome 1, ASM4086904v1, whole genome shotgun sequence:
- the LOC137236630 gene encoding uncharacterized protein produces the protein MEIIKFCIQESRYFKFNDTIYTQLKGMPMGAPTSPIIADIVMEKLLDDTMLKLRHKPRILTKYVDDLFAIIKENEIQNTLDTLNTFDKNIKFSIELENDEELPYLDSIINRRGNQLKLKWYQKPTASGRIINFNSKHPKTMIMNTAKSCIRKMLQTSDEVYHKEVKKEIFTLLRNNDFPKKTIKTLLRKTKNLNRPKTPDKPIIFKSVAYVPQLSERLAKSDCYDKETTKIAHKPTNTLKNIFNKTKSKIPIMEKNNVVYKIPCKGNSDETCNNIYIGTTKSKLKTRISQHKSDFKFCHQVNNQKTALMAHCADSGHTPNFDETKILQQEQHYNKRFTLEMLHIINIPTNTRLNYKSDVDHSAHIYKHLLTKKQYHTPRRTKQTC, from the coding sequence ATGGAAATAATTAAATTCTGCattcaagagagcagatatttcaaattcaatgatactatctatacgcaactaaaaggaatgccgatgggtgcacccacatccccaataatagcggatatagttatggaaaaattattagatgatactatgctgaagttgcgacataaaccaagaatacttaccaaatacgtcgacgacctattcgcgataataaaagaaaatgaaatacaaaacacacttgacacactaaacacttttgacaaaaatataaaatttagtataGAACTAGAGAACGACGAGGAATTACCATACCTggactccataataaacagacgaggaaatcaattaaaactaaagtggtatcaaaagcctacagcatcaggacgaattataaactttaattcaaaacatccgaaaacaatgattatgaatacagcaaagagctgtatacggaaaatgttgcagacttcagatgaagtataccacaaagaagttaaaaaagaaattttcacattactaagaaacaatgattttccgaaaaaaaccataaaaactttattaagaaaaaccaaaaatttaaatagaccaaaaactcccgataaacccattattttcaagtcggtggcttatgtaccgcagctatcagaacgtttagcaaaatctgactgctatgataaagaaactacaaaaattgcgcataaacctacgaacactttaaaaaacatatttaacaaaacaaaatcgaaaataccaataatggaaaaaaataatgtagtttacaagataccatgtaaaggcaatagcgatgaaacgtgcaataatatatatataggtactacaaagtccaaactcaaaacgagaatttcacagcataagtctgattttaaattttgccatcaagttaataatcaaaaaacagcactcatggcccactgtgcagacagcggccacacaccaaactttgatgagactaaaatactgcaacaggaacaacactataacaaacgcttcacactagaaatgttacacattattaatattccgactaacacacgactgaactataagagcgacgtagatcacagcgcacatatctacaaacacctgctcactaaaaaacagtaccatactccacgtcggacaaagcagacgtgttaa
- the LOC137236631 gene encoding serine protease snake-like produces MTRRRDHSPLKRFLIFLLLQSNREVVWGQNEAFIEIKKCTEVKRQIFEDVKTFSAFIHGAEEQSFVIDNCKPHAPLIVGGTPASPKEFSHIARLGHREETGPTEWFCGGTLISEKYILTAAHCLSSNRGEVNVVRLGELDFASDSDNARPEDIPVRRYIGHKNYHNGAIYNDIGLIELNRAISFDAYKHPACLPATSGDEFEKLLAIGWGSIRFADTDSKKLLKVTLQHFDFTRCQRLTESADIEQLPRGVQNRLQICAGSNEAKDTCGGDSGGPLLAYHPEYPCMYTIVGITSFGIGCGIPNQPGIYTRVYGFIDWIRKIVWEENTY; encoded by the exons ATGACTCGGCGCAGAGACCATTCACCGCTGAAAAGATTCCTCATATTTTTATTACTTCAAAGTAACCGGGAAGTCGTTTGGGGTCAAAATGAAGCCTTTATTGAAATCAAAA AATGTACTGAAGTAAAGCGACAAATATTCGAAGATGTGAAAACATTCAGCGCTTTCATACATGGAGCCGAAGAACAAAGTTTTGTAATTGACAATTGCAAACCACATGCACCACTAATAGTTGGTGGAACTCCAGCAAGCCCCAAAGAATTCTCGCACATAGCACGTTTGGGTCATAGGGAGGAAACGGGGCCGACAGAGTGGTTTTGTGGTGGTACGTTAATCAGCGAAAAATATATTCTCACAGCAGCACATTGCCTCTCATCAAACCG CGGCGAGGTAAATGTTGTACGTTTAGGTGAATTGGATTTTGCGAGTGATTCTGATAATGCCCGGCCTGAAGACATCCCTGTACGACGTTACATTGGACATAAGAATTATCATAATGGTGCAATTTACAATGATATCGGGCTCATAGAATTAAATCGAGCTATCAGTTTCGACGCATACAAACACCCTGCTTGCTTGCCCGCAACTTCGGGTGATGAGTTCGAAAAATTGCTGGCAATCGGTTGGGGAAGTATTCGTTTTGCTGATACAGACTCAAAGAAGCTTTTAAAGGTTACACTCCAACATTTTGATTTCACACGCTGTCAACGCCTTACAGAATCAGCAGATATTGAACAATTGCCGAGGGGCGTGCAAAATCGTTTACAAATATGTGCTGGATCGAATGAAGCAAAAGATACTTGCGGTGGTGATTCAGGTGGCCCATTACTAGCTTATCATCCCGAGTATCCCTGTATGTACACTATAGTTGGTATTACATCGTTTGGTATCGGCTGTGGCATACCTAATCAACCTGGCatatatacgcgtgtatatgGTTTTATTGACTGGATAAGGAAGATTGTATGGGAAGAAAATacatattaa